The following is a genomic window from Thaumasiovibrio subtropicus.
ACGCAAAACCAACTCTTCCATGCTGTCACAATCGAGTCTTAAGCGCTCGTTGATAATCCCCAGTGCAATTCGGCTATCTAGTTGCAGTAAGTTATGTACTTCCAT
Proteins encoded in this region:
- a CDS encoding DUF4250 domain-containing protein — its product is MEVHNLLQLDSRIALGIINERLRLDCDSMEELVLRYELDVEALISKMGDLGYHYDPITNQFK